From the genome of Legionella sp. PC997:
GGTACTCGGTATTAATGAAAAAGACAATCAATTGATTGTTCGTAATTCCAATGGGGCAAGATCACTACTTGCTGCTAAAAATATTACAGATTCCATGCAGATTTATGAACAAACACCTTTATCGGTAGGAATCGGGGATCAATTAGTGGCCACTGCCAGTTTATCCTTTGAAGGATTAAAAATAGGAAACCAATATGAGGTTACTGCATTTACCCGACATGGAATAAAAATAAGAGATGGGAAAAGAAGCATTCATCTTATCACGAGTAACGAAAAGCATTTCCCATTGAGCCATGCCTATGCCAAAACCATGTATTCCGATGATCTTAAACCCGTGAAACAAACCATTATGACACTGCCAGCCTATGCGCTCAAACAAAATACCATGTCGCTTTTATGCGAATCCAGTAAAGAAAACGTAATGATTATTACGGATAATGTGGACAAGGCAAATCGATTTGCCATGAAAAGTGCGACAAAATCCTCCGCGATATCGCTGACTTTGGATGCCGCCAAAACAAATCATGGTGCACAGATTATTGACCATAGAACCACGAGTGATCTACTCAGTTCACTAGAGCAGGCCTTAACCCTATTAACCGCTAAAAAACCCCAAAAAAGTGATGCGGAAAAAGCGCTGCACTTTGCAATTGCTCACCTTTCAGAACGAGAGGCAGCCTTTACTCGATCAGATTTACTTGAAGTGGCCGTTCATCAGGCTATTGGAAAAGCAGGTCTTAATGAAATAGATAACGTCCTGGGTAATGCCATAAACAGTGGCGACTTAATATCTGGAGGGAACGAGTTTTTGACCACCAAAGAAGCGGTGGCATTTGAAGAATCGATTATAAAGAATGTTAAAGCGGGTATTAACATTCTTAAGCCATTGATGAGCAGTGATGAAGCGCAAAAACAACTAGAACTGACAGATCTTACCAAAGGCCAAAAAGAAGCTTGTGAGTTAATCACGACTACATCCGATCAGTTTATTATGATTCAGGGGTATGCAGGAACTGGAAAAACAACCATGACTCGCAGTGCTATTGATACCATCAAGCATGCCCAATCAATGACTCATGAAGAGGTTGAACTAATTGCGGTTGCGCCCACTCACCAGGCTGTAAAAGAAATGAGGGCTCTGGGAATTGAAGCCCAAACATTAAAGAGTTTCCTTATTGAACAAGAACAGGAATCGACATTAAGCAAAAAAACACTTGTTCTTATCGATGAATCATCCATGGTCTCTAATCGAGATTGCGCAAACCTCATGCAAAAAATTCATCATTCTGGCGCTCGTTGTGCAATGCTTGGCGATATTAGCCAACATCAAAGTATTGAAAGCGGTAAGCCAAGTAAGATATTAATTCAAGAGGGAAGCATCAGGGTGGCCTGTATGGATGATTTGGTAAGACAACAAGTTATCGAATACAAAAAAGCAATCGAAACATTAATCGCCGGTGATATTGACAAGGCCTTAGCTCAGTTAGCCAATCAACCCTTAGACTCAATCACCCGCACTAAAGCGGATAGTCCTTACCATAGCATTACCTCTTCAATTATTGAAACAGGCGATTCGACCAAAGACTACCTGCAACTGGAAAACACACAACAGCAATCAATAGATCCATTCCAGGAAGAATTAAAGCAAAAGAACCCCATCGAAATGGCTGTAGGAGATTATTTATCTCGTACACCATCATGCCGTGATAACACGATTGTTATCATTCATGAAAATAAAAAACGGGAAGTTGCAAATGGTTTGATAAGAGATGCCCTTATGAAAGAATCTACTTTAGGCTCCGAAAACAAAGAATTTCCGAGACTGTTAAGCACTAATTACACTACTGCAGAGCTTTATTATTGCGAAACATATCGGGATTGCTTAAAAAAGCAAGAGGAGTATTTTTTAAAGAAAGCGGAGCACTATTTCAAAGTGGTTTCAGTAGATGAATCAGCGAAAGTGGTAGTATTAAACGATGCGAAAGGAAATAAATGCCTCTTTGTTCCTGAAAAAGAAAATAAAGACTGGAAAATTGAATTGTTTCAATCGATGCCAGGAAGGGTTTCAGTTGGTGAAAAAATTCATTTTAAAAAATCCGATAAGACTCTAGGTCGATTCGCTAATGAAAGGGTACAGGTGACGGCGGTAAATAATGAGTCATTTACCGTAAAAGACAGTAGTGGTGTGGAACACGTGCTGCAAAAAAAATTGATGAGCGACTCCCATTGGGATTATAGTTATACGGCTACCAGCTATTCAATTCAAGGAGCTTCATCCCCATTTGTTATTGGGGTTGCTGAGACTAAAAATGCGCAAGTAAATCACCTGCGGTCGTTTTATATTATGGTAACGCGAGGCTCCTTGCAGGCAATGATTTATACAGACGATCATAAAAAGCTGCAAAAACAACTTCGCGTTACTCCTGAGAAAACTTCTGCATTGGAATCACTTAACCATCTGAATGTCCAAACAAAGCCCCCAATACCCAATGCACCATCAACATCACTCAAAGCAGCGCAAAGAATGCCCATAATGAAGAACCAGGAGCCTCGTTATGATGCGAATATGCTGTCACAACACTTATCCGAGCAGGCAGAGCTGGTAATAGAATCATTGCTAGGGCAGCCTAATCAAGCGCTTTCTTCCAAAACAGAATATCGATATGGTACTCACGGCAGCTTAAGCCTCTGTTTAAGCGGAGAAAAAAGAGGAGTTTGGCATAACTTTGAAACACAAGAAAAAGGAAACATGCTTCATTTGATCCAAAAAACATTGAATCTAAATTTTAAAGAAAGCCTTGAATATGCCGCCAAATTAACAGGTGATGACCTAAAGGAACGTATTAAAATAGCAAACAAAAACCCCAATAATTTTCAAGTGAAAGACACTGATAAGAAAAGAAAAACATCAGATTATGGTTTGCAATTGGTGCGAGAATCCAAACCTATATCAGGCACTATAGCAGAAAGGTATTTAAAAGAAATTAGAAAGATACATAATGTATCTGGGGAAAATATTCGATTTCATCCTAATGTCTATACCAAAGATACTGAGGAAGTACGCTACAGGCCAGCACTGTTAAATATTGCACGAGACAAAGACAATAAAGTGGCCTGCGTTGAAGTGGTATACCTGGATAATGAAACAGCAAATAAAGCAATAATGAAGATAAAACCCAAGAAATCTTATGGCTCAAAAGCAGGCGTTGGCGTCGTTTTAAGCGAGGGTAAAGGACATGAAAGTGTCACCTACATTACAGAAGGGGTGGAAACCGGATTAAGCGTTAGAGATGCAGTTCAAAATGAACGGGTTATAGCGACTCTTGGGAAAGAAAATTTTGTAAATATCGATATGGCATTACTTACAGATAAAATAGTCATTTGTATGGATAATGATGGCAAATCAATTAAAGAAGATAAGGTAATCATTCAAACCATTGAACGATTAAAACAGCATGGAAAAACTGTAGAAATTGCCATTCCGTTACATCAAAAAGACTTTAATGATGTGAATAAAAGCAGTGGGGTTCAAGGAGTGGTAGATATATTAAATAAAGCAACGAATGTCGATAAATTTATTGGCTGCCCTAATAAAATAGATATGAATCAAGATCAAATTAAGAAGTGTCTTGAGAGCATTTCTCGACAAATGAATCTCGAACTTCCTGAAAATAAAAATAATCCAATTGAGAAACTGAAAACCCTGCAGCGAGGAGAAATGGAAATATATTAATTACTTGAACGCAGTGCATCTAGGAATTTTATATGAAAAAAATGTTTGGAGTAATTTCTCTTTTATTGATAAATGGATCATCGGTCTACCTCATTTATCTCTATGTTTCAATAGCGTGCTCCACCAAAGTGAATAACCTGCTTCAGGTTGCTTATGAGCCATCTGGAATGCAAATGATTTTTTACTTTATATCGTTTCCAATTTTTATGGTTTTAGCAATATTAAGTCGTATTCATTGCTATTATTTTAATGTAAAAAATGGATTGACTTTATGTTTATTTTTAATCTGGTTCTTGTATTTTATGTTTATCATATACATTGATCGAATAGTTCATTTTCCTAAAGGGAATGAACTATTTTATTATGGTAGTTTGGCTATTTCATTAGTGGCATTTGCTTTAATTGGATTGACAACATATTTCCAGATGAAACAATTAATGACTTATTCAGAGTAAAATTTGAAGCTTAAAATAAGCCATATTATTTTTAAATTTAACTGGTAAATACCATTAATACTAACTTAATTATTGATATATCCTTCAATGAAATTATCTACTTTCTTCTTAAGTTCTGCGATATGTTCTTCGGCATTATTTGATTCACCTGAAAGTTTATTTTTATCATAAACACAGCGAAAAATATCAGCACTTATTCCCAGTAATCTTAAAAGATGAGTCGTGTGTTGACGATTCAATTCCTCCTCTTTTTCTAAGCGTCTTTTTTCATCTTCGCTGATTACTGGATTATCTTTATTGTGTAGGTATACCTTAATTCCTAATTCGATCATTTCTTTCATGGTTTGGGATGATGAATCATGTCCTTCATCTTTTTTAATTGTTTCGAGCTGATCAATGATTCTTTGATTTAGATAACAATAAGCCTTGGGCATACAATCCTCTTTTAAATTTATAATGCAGGTTCTGTGCATTGTTTTTACCTGGTTTAGAATAATTGTATCATTTAATAATGGGTGTCGAATAGGTGTGTATATTCGTTCAATAGATATTTTTTACTCATTCAATAGGTGTGGATTAGGTGTTGATATTTTATAACTTATTGATTATTATTAAAGAGTGGATGCACACCTATATAAAATAGGGGTGTTAGCAGATCTTAAAATGCCAATCCGCACGTAAGCTACTGAATAATAATAAAATGTTTTAAGCAATAAACATTGCGAGGGGTGTGTTCTTTTTTATTTGGTTTTGCTTTTTTTGTGTGTGTTTCACTGGCCATTTTAGTATAGTTTATTTAAATTAATATTTTGGGAAGCGCATAATAATTGCGTACTTGTGATTCACGGATTCTCTTATCTATAATCGTGTCACTGAACAGGGATATTTATATCATGGGCATATTAAAAAAAATTCTGAAAAAAATTGCTAAAATCATTCATTTTCGACCATATAGCGAATGGACTGAAAATGAAAAAGCAAAGTATGCTAAACAGAATTCTTTTCGTTCTTGCTCCAAATCAAATAATACAGAAATTAATCCTGCTACAGGATTACCAATGATTGGAGCTTTAGACAGCATGGGAAATTCTTTTGGTTCCAGTGCATCCGATAGAGACAATTATTGGAATAATGATTATCATCATTATTCAACGTACAATAGCAGCAATTATGATCCATTTAACAATCGTTATTAAAAGACACTAATTTTTATATTAAATTGAGGATTTATTATGGCTTTAATCAGCGCAAGAAAAGCACCTGAAACTGAAAAAATTAAGATCGAAATCAGTAAAGATATTTACTCAGAAATAAAAGAATACTGCTTATGGGCTGGTATTGATAACATTAGCCATTTTTTTGAAGAATCATCTACGATGATTTTCTCTAAAGACAAAGAATGGAAGCAATACAGAAAAGAGAAAAAATTAACTTTAGCATAATCAATTTAAAAAAGGATATTCAAGTGAAAAACAGTATTAAAAAAACGTGTAAATACATAGTACCCATAGCTATTATTAGCATATTTGTTTTTCACTCTTATTCAGTCCAATCAAAACTAGAGCAGAAAGAAAAACAAACCTATATTACTATAAAAGAGTTATCCGAACTTGCCGCGAAAAATCGAGGTGTTGAGCCAACTTTTCTGGATAAGGCAGTAATTGCTATTATGGATTGGCTCATCCCTGTCGCTTTTATTAATAAGAATGAATATCTCAAATTACTGTCTGAACATAAAAAAGAAATTACCTCAGAATCAAAAAAAATTTATGTGCCATCAAGCAAGATGGGGGAAGTTGTAGTCATCAAAAAATTTAAATTTTCAACACCGGAGATTAAGGAATCAAAATCCATACCTATGGGCAAAATTTTTAGTGCATTTGTCATCGCTCCCTTTCATGATTCTGATAGTCCTAATCAATTACAGTTTAAAATAAATATCAACCCCATTTCGTGCACCGCAATCTCTGATTCCATTTTAAAAACTGATTATAAATCAGGGAAAATAGTCGCAAAAATTAGCGAGATAAAGTGTGCTGATGATGAGTCGAAAATCATACCTTTAGAAGCAGTCGCACTTGTGTCAGGTAGGGTATTATCCTAAAAATGAATATTCGATCTCTTCAAATAAAAGCACATTCTATAGTCTTATGTTTTTCTTTAATTAAACGGAAGTTGGCGTTTCTTTTATTCATTGTTTTTCTGATAAATAGTAAAGCTATTTTTTCTTACATAAAGAGCTCTTTAACTGTAATCATTAACAAATTGGATGTTCTTATTTTAGATCACCAAATTTTTTATTATTTGGTGATCTTATCAATCAACATTCTATTAATTATCAAAGCATATTCAAGGTATAAAACTAACAAGATGAGGCATAAAGACTAGCAAAAAACACCTCTTGCAATTCAAAGTAATTCCCAATCTCCAAAGTATCCCTCTTTGGTTTTGATTAAATCCTCATAAACGCACATTTCTAAACCATTCCCTAATTCATCCCACCCCGTTAAATCCATGGCCTCCTTCAATGCGCTCTCAGTAACAAAAAAGATCCTTGGTACTCCATAAGTCCATATAATCACATCAACATCATTAAGGGTTGCGCCTTCAAATCCCCAATCATCCATTTCTTGTTCTGGGGTATTGCGTCCATGATATAATCTTAATTTCATAATTGTCCTTTAAAATTGATTGATTTGCTTGTCATCCGTAGAATGATGAACAAAGGAATACTCCTTTGCTCATCAATGCCTGCTTATCTTTTTATTTCCATCATTTTTTCAGTAAGAGTCCATAACGCACGATTTAATTTCACATTTTGATCAATGGCTTTTACTTCTCTGGTTTTGGTTCGAGTGGTGTAACCGTATTTATTTAAACGATGGCCACGGATCCCACCTTTAATTAAGTTTTCTTGCAGGACATTAAACACGGTAAACAAATCATTATCTTTTTGATCTACATAACGCCTTGGTTGCAATAAACTCTTAGGATTAACGATAATACCCCCCTCTGTATCAGAGAATTTTAGTGAGTGAGCAGCTTCTGCAAAAATCATTTTTTCATCGTCATTCAAGTGAATGGAAGCCATATCATCGGATACATCAAGCATGTTATTTGCTGTCTCAATCACTTTGTAGGTGCCTTCAATGACATTCCCAAGAACATCCCCCTGATGTTTAATTCTAATTTCGTTATACGCTTGTCCAGCGATCATTCCATTACTGCACACAACCCGAAAAAGACCCGCCATTAAGCGATAAGAAGACAAACCATCATGAGAGTTAATAAGAACCAATTCGGGATAAAGCCCCTGATTATTTTGCAGGACATCATGGCGTTGAAAACGGAGCATGTGTTTTGCAAATACTTTCGCTTCTTGGTTCTGGCTTTTGGTCTGGGTTGCCCAAGTGGGGAAAAAACCTTCTGACATTAATTTATCAATGATTTGCTCGGTTGAAATGGGCGAGTACTTGGTACTCGTTTTATAAGAGCTGGCTTGTGTGAATATGGATGGCGCTAATTTGAATAATTTATCTTTTGATAATACTGGTAACATGTTGTTCTCCTATGTTTTTACTATTGTTCTCAAGGAACAAATACAGTATCGCAAAAAACCGACCCAAGGTCAAAATTATTTATAAATTTTCTTTATAAACTTTATTTATTACAAATGTTGATATTTTAAGATGCACTTGTTATACTGTTCTTGTCTTAGTGACCAATAGTAAAAACATAGGAGAACAGCATGACTATTCCAGAAATTATCCAACGCCAATTACTGCACACAAATAAAGCGATCGTCTGGTCGTGGGGTGTGTCCAAATGGTATAAAGTATCCAATACAATGCTTGCAATACGAGTTCATGCACACCGCCTCAATGGGTTTGTATGCATCACATTGGATGAGGCACATGATTTGTATAACATTACTTTTTATTCAAATAAAACAGTTCCAGAGATGCTTAAGCATCCTGTTTCTGCATATGAGGCGATAGAAGGGGTTTATTGCGATCAACTCGTTGAGTTCATTGATAATATAATCGAAAGAATACCAAACTATAAATATTAAACCTTATCCAGCCTCCAATCGCTGGGGGCTAGAAATCATTTGAGGTGATTTAATGAAAAAATTATCATTTGCCGTTAAGGCAAACATGAATAAACCCCCTAGAGTTCATGTGCAATCAGCAGATAAAAAAACAACCTATGGTTCATTTCAAGCCAATAACTGTGATGAATTTGATGCCTGGAATAAATTAAGCCCAGAAGAAACCATTGAATTAAAGCATTATATGAACAATATGTCGGCTATTGAGCATTACTTTTCTACAAAGGCTCTGTCCGAACAAAAAGATTTTAGAATCAAATTACCCAACAGTTTTATAGGTACTATAGATGAAATAAGCAAGCTATGCTCTGAGGAAGACATCAACTTAAATGTTTATGATGCCATGATTAGTGCAGCCATTGGGCAGCTTAAAATCAAGACAGCAAGCCTTCCTGATGACAAAAAGCAGCAAGCCCTGATGCTCCTTAATCAACTCGGACTATCTGAAAATGTAAAATCGGATGTTTCCTTAAAAATACAAGCGGTATTCTCTGAATTATTGTCCATTCATAATAAATCAGAAAAACTGCACCAAAAATCCATAGTCCTTTTTAATAAAGATAAAAGTATTTCTCCGAAAACCATTGAAGAAATCGCAAAAGGTGATTTATCAACCTCCAAATGGTTAGTATCTTGTGCCATAGAGATTTTACTGGAAGAAAAACCAGATATTGTGCAAAAAATATTATCTGATAACGATATCTTGTTTTTGTGGGCGACTCCTTCACTAAAAAATAATAGGCCAATCAAGGAATTACTCGATAAATTAGGGTCTTTGAATAACTCCGAAATGTTAAGCAGCAAACTAAATTCCATGACAGACTTTAGTTAAAGACTTTCCAAAATATCACATTTATGCTATAAATTACTATGAGAATAAAATTTTACCAAAAACAATCAGGCAAAAACCCTGTGGCGGAATTCCTAAATGATTTGCCATCCGATGAAATCGCGCGACTTGCCGGTTGTTTAAAGAATGTTGAAGAGCTTGGTTTTGATAGCCCAAGGGTACAATTCAGGCAAATAAAAGGCTCGCTTTGGGAAATTAAGATTAAAACATCACGCAGTGGTTATCGTTTTTTTTATGTGTGTATTCAAAAGGAAATCATTGTTCTTTTACATGCTTACAAAAAGCAGTCACAAAAAGCGCCAAAGCAAGAAATTGAACTGGCTGAAAAACGAATGATGGAGGTATACGACCATGAAAGCACTTACCTTAAATGAGTTTATTGACGACAAAATCAATAAGGACGAAGAATTTGCCAAGCACTATGAGCGTGAGCAAATCATTAATAACATTGCCGTCATGATTGTGAATGCCCGTAAAAAGCGGCATATGACTCAATCCGAGTTGGCCAATAAAATTGGAACCAAGCAATCGGTTATTTCTCGTCTTGAAAGCGGCAATAGCTCCTTTATTCCCTCATTAGAAACGTTGGTAAAGGTCGCTGATGCGCTCAACATGCACTTAAAATTGCAATTACAAGCCTAATAAACATTTGGCCAACATCAAATAACAGTACTTTTTAAAGGATATAAAATGGCATTAGATTTTTCCAAACTGAGTACAGGACAAACTGTTGATACAGTCTTAAAGCCAAGAGAAATTTTTAGCGCCTTACCAAATAAAAAACCAAACAAATTCCATTACCCCCGCGATGTGCAATCTCAAGTATGGAGCAAATGGTTTGACCGCAAAGAAGAACGCAACCTGGTTATAAAAATGAATACTGGTGGCGGTAAAACAGTGGTTGGCCTTTTAATTTTAAAAAGTTGCTTGAATGAGAAGAAAGGGCCTGTAGTTTATATAGTTCCAGATAATTTTTTAGTAGAACAAGTGTTATCCGAAGCCAAAGATCTTGGATTAAATGCCGTTGATAACCCTGAAAATGAGAGTTTTTTAAAAGGAAAAGCAATTCTAGTAACTAATATATATAAATTAATTAACGGGAAATCAGTATTTGGTGTTGGCGATGAGGGAGCAAAAATACCCATTAAGACACTCCTTATTGATGATGCTCATGCGTGCGTAAACACAGTCGAAGAACAATTCACTTTGAACGTGTCATCATCTAACCCAGCATATAAAAAATTATTTAGTCTTTTTGAAGAAGCAATGAAAAGGCAGTCGGAAGCAAAATATTTGGAGATTGAAGCGGGAGACCCCTTTGCTTACATTCTGATCCCATATTGGAACTGGCAAGAAAATCTAAGTAAGGTAATGCAGGTTTTAATTGAAAACAAAAATCATGAAGACATAAAATTTAAATGGCCATTAATAAAAGAAAATTTAGAGCGATGCAGTTGCGTTATTAGTAAGCATTCCATTGAAATTACTAGTAATTGTATTCCAATTGATGTGATTCCTTCTATTAGTAATGCATCAAGAAAAATATTTATGACCGCGACATTATCAGACGATAGCGTCTTAACGACCCATTTTGGTGTTAGCTCTCAATATCTTAATAACCCTATCACTCCAGATTCAGCGGGAGATGTAGGTGATCGATTAATCCTATTACCACAAGCTCTCAACACAAATATGTTTGATAGTGATGTTAAAGAATTATGTTTGAAATTATCCAAAGAATATAACGTGGTAGTTATTGTCCCATCTAACAAACGATTGGAGTTTTGGGAGGATGCAGCTGATCTCATTTTAAAAAAAGACACTATCCTTCAAGGAGTTGAACAACTTAAAACAACTCATATTGGCTTAACAATTTTAGTTAACAAATATGATGGGATTGATTTGCCCGAAAATGCTTGTCGATTGTTAGTTATAGATGGATTACCAGCCGCTCGAAATAATATTGATAAAATTCGCCAGAGCGAGCTTGCGGGTAGTTCGAACAAAGTAAATCAAATCGTTCATAAAGTAGAACAGGGGATGGGGAGAGGTGTTAGATCTAATGATGATTATTGCGTCATTTTTCTTATGGGAAAAGATCTTACTTCTCAGCTTTATACGGGCGAAACTTTAGAACTATTTTCACCGGCGACAAAGGCTCAACTAGAATTGTCAGAAAGGGTAGCAGATCAAATAAAAGATAAAGGAGTTGAGGAAATTAGATCCGTAATAAACTACTGTCTAAAAAGAGACCCGCAATGGGTTGAGTTAAGTAGAGGTATTATGGCTAACCTAAATTACTCCAATAAAAATACATCTGACTCAATAAAAATCGCTTTAAGAGAAGCTTACGATTTAGATCGCTCAGGGAAACCACAAGAAGCAGCAAACAGAATTTTACATGAAATCAATAACTCAACCGATGATCTTTTATTAAAAGGCGTATTAAAACAATACATGTCGGAGTATATAAACAAGTACGATAAGGTGGAATCGCAAAAAACCCAACTATCCGCTATTTCTGATAATTTGAGAGTTCTTAAACCAATCGAAGGCATCAGTTATAAACCATTAAAAACCCATACAGGATCACAAGCAATACGATGTTCTACCTATTTAAAAGACAAATTTAAAGATGGAAACAAACTTATTATCTATACAGAGGGAGTATTTTCAAAACTTATATTTAGTGAAGGTACTGCAAATATATTTGAGGATGCTTTTAACGAGTTAGCATACCTTCTTGGCTTTATAGGCCAACGCCCCGAAAATGATTATGGAAAAGGACCAGATAATCTCTGGCTGT
Proteins encoded in this window:
- the traI gene encoding conjugative transfer relaxase/helicase TraI, with the protein product MLSLRVKPIKMPGYYFDKENYYFSNQLTTEWVGLSAERQNLSGEVNVLSLEAVVRGALPSGDVIGLKTQSGEIKHRGGYDLTFSAPKSVSYLGLVCGHKEFIDLHLNAVKTVLKLIEKEAAEARKSGKEGMEYEKTGNLCFATILHDTSRELDPQLHVHALLMNFTERLDGKWRALASDISRNHGTMEWIMDNQIFLGLVYRSEIALGLKEMGLEIEHTGDAHGLFEIKHFDKTLLERMSKRRTQVEEHIKGMHSNSLKAYDRATLDSRKSKEVVSPEELRMRWKAESEALGVNPATYLATLKDKTKESHTPKEAMSNNQELDRSVLDAIAHLEEKKLTFTYQEVLQTSLYFSLGEQGFEALMSRIDQEIDAQNLIALNAENSSFTTSKLINKEQELIKKIVNFTHQKKGIERNMDKVCKLTDNESIQKAVTQALFNKDGVVRIKQQSATSRELLSTLIDYSQDSKIIRILCPSAFSANTINKDMAKSAPTLWQWILSIGKQDLCETVAGFNYRHGSEHKLPFFHSKKEREVLIVDEAQRLAPDEMNTLLSIADKRCAKVIFLEKSQSLSGFKSDIPDLLDKACIKSFEVDDRKVPATSINLIEAQTVEGRILKTAQMYCNLPVIQRQNTKVFTVSKLEAKEVNEAIRTQLKEQGEISSDEKTINTLTRIPLTLSEKKLAKSYQSNWILIHNTRTESKKFTVLGINEKDNQLIVRNSNGARSLLAAKNITDSMQIYEQTPLSVGIGDQLVATASLSFEGLKIGNQYEVTAFTRHGIKIRDGKRSIHLITSNEKHFPLSHAYAKTMYSDDLKPVKQTIMTLPAYALKQNTMSLLCESSKENVMIITDNVDKANRFAMKSATKSSAISLTLDAAKTNHGAQIIDHRTTSDLLSSLEQALTLLTAKKPQKSDAEKALHFAIAHLSEREAAFTRSDLLEVAVHQAIGKAGLNEIDNVLGNAINSGDLISGGNEFLTTKEAVAFEESIIKNVKAGINILKPLMSSDEAQKQLELTDLTKGQKEACELITTTSDQFIMIQGYAGTGKTTMTRSAIDTIKHAQSMTHEEVELIAVAPTHQAVKEMRALGIEAQTLKSFLIEQEQESTLSKKTLVLIDESSMVSNRDCANLMQKIHHSGARCAMLGDISQHQSIESGKPSKILIQEGSIRVACMDDLVRQQVIEYKKAIETLIAGDIDKALAQLANQPLDSITRTKADSPYHSITSSIIETGDSTKDYLQLENTQQQSIDPFQEELKQKNPIEMAVGDYLSRTPSCRDNTIVIIHENKKREVANGLIRDALMKESTLGSENKEFPRLLSTNYTTAELYYCETYRDCLKKQEEYFLKKAEHYFKVVSVDESAKVVVLNDAKGNKCLFVPEKENKDWKIELFQSMPGRVSVGEKIHFKKSDKTLGRFANERVQVTAVNNESFTVKDSSGVEHVLQKKLMSDSHWDYSYTATSYSIQGASSPFVIGVAETKNAQVNHLRSFYIMVTRGSLQAMIYTDDHKKLQKQLRVTPEKTSALESLNHLNVQTKPPIPNAPSTSLKAAQRMPIMKNQEPRYDANMLSQHLSEQAELVIESLLGQPNQALSSKTEYRYGTHGSLSLCLSGEKRGVWHNFETQEKGNMLHLIQKTLNLNFKESLEYAAKLTGDDLKERIKIANKNPNNFQVKDTDKKRKTSDYGLQLVRESKPISGTIAERYLKEIRKIHNVSGENIRFHPNVYTKDTEEVRYRPALLNIARDKDNKVACVEVVYLDNETANKAIMKIKPKKSYGSKAGVGVVLSEGKGHESVTYITEGVETGLSVRDAVQNERVIATLGKENFVNIDMALLTDKIVICMDNDGKSIKEDKVIIQTIERLKQHGKTVEIAIPLHQKDFNDVNKSSGVQGVVDILNKATNVDKFIGCPNKIDMNQDQIKKCLESISRQMNLELPENKNNPIEKLKTLQRGEMEIY
- a CDS encoding DUF932 domain-containing protein, with amino-acid sequence MLPVLSKDKLFKLAPSIFTQASSYKTSTKYSPISTEQIIDKLMSEGFFPTWATQTKSQNQEAKVFAKHMLRFQRHDVLQNNQGLYPELVLINSHDGLSSYRLMAGLFRVVCSNGMIAGQAYNEIRIKHQGDVLGNVIEGTYKVIETANNMLDVSDDMASIHLNDDEKMIFAEAAHSLKFSDTEGGIIVNPKSLLQPRRYVDQKDNDLFTVFNVLQENLIKGGIRGHRLNKYGYTTRTKTREVKAIDQNVKLNRALWTLTEKMMEIKR
- a CDS encoding type II toxin-antitoxin system RelE/ParE family toxin codes for the protein MRIKFYQKQSGKNPVAEFLNDLPSDEIARLAGCLKNVEELGFDSPRVQFRQIKGSLWEIKIKTSRSGYRFFYVCIQKEIIVLLHAYKKQSQKAPKQEIELAEKRMMEVYDHESTYLK
- a CDS encoding helix-turn-helix domain-containing protein is translated as MKALTLNEFIDDKINKDEEFAKHYEREQIINNIAVMIVNARKKRHMTQSELANKIGTKQSVISRLESGNSSFIPSLETLVKVADALNMHLKLQLQA
- a CDS encoding DEAD/DEAH box helicase family protein, which codes for MALDFSKLSTGQTVDTVLKPREIFSALPNKKPNKFHYPRDVQSQVWSKWFDRKEERNLVIKMNTGGGKTVVGLLILKSCLNEKKGPVVYIVPDNFLVEQVLSEAKDLGLNAVDNPENESFLKGKAILVTNIYKLINGKSVFGVGDEGAKIPIKTLLIDDAHACVNTVEEQFTLNVSSSNPAYKKLFSLFEEAMKRQSEAKYLEIEAGDPFAYILIPYWNWQENLSKVMQVLIENKNHEDIKFKWPLIKENLERCSCVISKHSIEITSNCIPIDVIPSISNASRKIFMTATLSDDSVLTTHFGVSSQYLNNPITPDSAGDVGDRLILLPQALNTNMFDSDVKELCLKLSKEYNVVVIVPSNKRLEFWEDAADLILKKDTILQGVEQLKTTHIGLTILVNKYDGIDLPENACRLLVIDGLPAARNNIDKIRQSELAGSSNKVNQIVHKVEQGMGRGVRSNDDYCVIFLMGKDLTSQLYTGETLELFSPATKAQLELSERVADQIKDKGVEEIRSVINYCLKRDPQWVELSRGIMANLNYSNKNTSDSIKIALREAYDLDRSGKPQEAANRILHEINNSTDDLLLKGVLKQYMSEYINKYDKVESQKTQLSAISDNLRVLKPIEGISYKPLKTHTGSQAIRCSTYLKDKFKDGNKLIIYTEGVFSKLIFSEGTANIFEDAFNELAYLLGFIGQRPENDYGKGPDNLWLLDDLKFLVIECKNGATTDFICKHDCNQLNGSEIWFNNNYGNGAKCVPIMIHLSTCFEYACPPSNNIKIINKSLLEKLVNNARKFIRSIATENKFEDSQAVKQHLAQYKLEANDIIANYTTAFKTKKT